A section of the Streptomyces xinghaiensis S187 genome encodes:
- a CDS encoding uroporphyrinogen-III synthase gives MQDPTPQPSPPAPGRPGGPEPDAPGPAPTAGGAAPPQAPPGSPPAPGPLAGFTVGITAARRAEELGALLERRGATVLHAPAIRIVPLPDDTELLAATKDLIADAPDIVVATTAIGFRGWIEAADGWGLGEELTARLRGVELLARGPKVRGAIRAAGLTESWSPASESMAEVLDRLLAEGVADRRLAVQLHGEPLPGFVEALREAGAEVVGVPVYRWLPPEDIGPVDRLLDATVARSLDAVTFTSAPAAAGLLERARDRGLLEPLLEALRHDVLAACVGPVTAMPLLEHGIQAVRPERFRLGPLVQLLCRELPARAGVLPVAGHRLDIRGHAALVDGELRAVPPAGMALLRALARRPGWVVSRAELLRALPGAGRDEHAVETAMARLRTALGTPKLIQTVVKRGYRLALDTASDSKYAENEGP, from the coding sequence ATGCAGGACCCGACCCCGCAGCCCTCACCGCCGGCCCCCGGCCGCCCGGGCGGCCCGGAGCCGGACGCACCCGGGCCCGCCCCCACGGCCGGCGGCGCCGCCCCGCCCCAGGCACCGCCGGGCTCCCCGCCCGCCCCCGGCCCGCTGGCCGGTTTCACCGTCGGCATCACCGCCGCCCGGCGCGCCGAGGAACTGGGCGCGCTGCTGGAGCGCCGGGGCGCCACCGTGCTGCACGCCCCCGCCATCCGCATCGTGCCGCTGCCGGACGACACCGAACTGCTCGCCGCCACCAAGGACCTGATCGCCGACGCCCCGGACATCGTCGTCGCCACCACGGCCATCGGCTTCCGCGGCTGGATCGAGGCCGCCGACGGCTGGGGGCTCGGCGAGGAGCTGACCGCACGGCTGCGCGGGGTGGAACTCCTCGCCCGCGGGCCCAAGGTGCGCGGCGCCATCCGCGCCGCCGGGCTGACCGAGAGCTGGTCGCCGGCCTCGGAATCGATGGCGGAGGTCCTGGACCGGCTGCTCGCCGAGGGCGTCGCGGACCGCCGGCTGGCCGTACAACTGCACGGCGAGCCGCTGCCCGGCTTCGTGGAGGCGCTGCGCGAGGCGGGCGCCGAGGTCGTCGGCGTGCCCGTCTACCGCTGGCTCCCGCCGGAGGACATCGGTCCCGTCGACCGGCTGCTGGACGCCACGGTCGCCCGCTCCCTGGACGCCGTCACCTTCACCAGCGCGCCCGCCGCCGCCGGACTGCTCGAACGCGCCCGCGACCGGGGCCTGCTGGAGCCGCTGCTGGAGGCGCTCCGCCACGACGTGCTGGCCGCCTGTGTGGGCCCGGTGACGGCGATGCCGCTGCTGGAGCACGGCATCCAGGCCGTGCGCCCGGAACGCTTCCGGCTCGGCCCGCTGGTGCAGCTGCTCTGCCGGGAACTCCCGGCCCGGGCCGGTGTGCTGCCGGTCGCGGGCCACCGGCTCGACATCCGGGGGCACGCCGCCCTGGTCGACGGCGAGCTGCGCGCCGTGCCGCCCGCGGGCATGGCGCTGCTGCGGGCGCTGGCCCGCCGCCCGGGCTGGGTGGTCTCCCGGGCCGAACTGCTGCGTGCGCTGCCGGGGGCGGGCCGCGACGAGCACGCCGTGGAGACGGCGATGGCACGGCTCCGTACGGCGCTGGGCACGCCCAAGCTGATCCAGACGGTGGTCAAGCGGGGCTACCGGCTGGCGCTGGACACCGCGTCCGACTCCAAGTACGCCGAGAACGAAGGCCCTTGA
- a CDS encoding LysR family transcriptional regulator, which produces MPRDTDPRLLRAFAAVADELHFTRAAARLYVAQQALSRDIRRLETVLGTELFVRTTRSVELTAAGKRLLPYARRVLEAHDDLIAACAEAEADRPLLVDIGERVSTGNLVLEEARRIAPAAGPEFYASCHAGLTGAAADLLAGRLDVSFGRIAGLDPAVRARLAHLPVRYEPMAVVLPAAHRLAALPAVPLDALAGEAVYAAAGNDETAEWTGLAERLFAGRGIAVAPPLPPIQGRDEFTRVMGKLGRPVLATSQFIEMPGMVLRPLTDPVPLSPVAMVWRRGIRHPGLGFLRTAAAALAAGHAWLVKPVGSWLPDEDEAVMSR; this is translated from the coding sequence ATGCCCCGGGACACCGACCCCCGCCTGCTGCGCGCCTTCGCCGCCGTCGCCGACGAGTTGCACTTCACCCGCGCCGCGGCCCGGCTCTATGTCGCCCAGCAGGCGCTCAGCCGCGACATCCGGCGACTGGAAACCGTGCTCGGCACCGAACTCTTCGTCCGCACCACGCGCAGCGTCGAACTGACGGCCGCGGGGAAGCGCCTGCTGCCGTACGCGCGGCGCGTGCTGGAGGCCCACGACGACCTGATCGCCGCCTGCGCCGAGGCGGAGGCGGACCGGCCGCTGCTCGTCGACATCGGGGAGCGGGTGTCGACCGGCAATCTGGTCCTGGAGGAGGCCCGCCGGATCGCACCGGCCGCCGGCCCGGAGTTCTATGCGTCCTGCCACGCGGGGCTCACCGGTGCCGCGGCCGATCTCCTCGCGGGCCGGCTCGACGTGTCCTTCGGCCGGATCGCCGGCCTCGACCCGGCCGTCCGCGCCCGTCTGGCCCATCTGCCCGTGCGGTACGAGCCGATGGCCGTGGTGCTGCCCGCGGCCCACCGGCTCGCGGCACTGCCGGCGGTCCCGCTCGACGCGCTCGCCGGTGAGGCCGTCTACGCGGCGGCGGGCAACGACGAGACCGCCGAGTGGACCGGTCTCGCCGAGCGGCTCTTCGCCGGCCGGGGCATCGCCGTCGCGCCGCCGCTGCCGCCGATCCAGGGCCGGGACGAGTTCACCCGCGTGATGGGCAAACTGGGCCGGCCCGTCCTCGCGACCTCCCAGTTCATCGAGATGCCCGGCATGGTGCTGCGGCCGCTCACGGACCCCGTGCCGCTGTCACCGGTCGCGATGGTGTGGCGCCGTGGAATCCGTCACCCGGGACTGGGTTTTCTGCGGACGGCGGCGGCAGCGCTCGCAGCCGGACACGCGTGGCTCGTCAAGCCGGTCGGGTCGTGGCTCCCGGACGAGGACGAAGCCGTCATGTCCCGCTGA
- a CDS encoding nitrate/nitrite transporter encodes MTAATTAHKGGRWIERWDPENEQFWEAEGKHIAKRNLIFSVMSEHIGFSVWSMFSVLALFMGPEYGVDPAGKFFLVAVASLVGATLRVPYGFAVARFGGRNWTIFSAAMLLVPTIALLIVMEPGTSYSTFMLVAVLTGVGGANFASSMTNINSFYPLRLKGWALGMNAGGGNIGVAVVQLLGLLIIAIAGAANPRVLLGVYIPLIIAATVCSALYMNNLGPVKNDGGAAREAVKDRHTWIMSFLYIGTFGSFIGYSFAFGLVLTAQFGRTPLQAASLTFIGPLLGSLIRPVGGKLADRLGGARVTLVNFALMTAAVGVVVTASFQASLPLFIGGFIVLFVLTGIGNGSTYKMIPGIYRAKATAKGLTGEAADVYARRLSGASMSLIGAIGAFGGLGINLALRQSFLTSQSGTTAFVFFLGYYVVCSAVTWAVYLRRPAAAAEPAGHAERPQRQPVYAEV; translated from the coding sequence ATGACTGCCGCGACGACCGCGCACAAGGGAGGCCGCTGGATCGAGCGGTGGGACCCCGAGAACGAGCAGTTCTGGGAGGCGGAGGGGAAGCACATCGCCAAACGGAACCTGATCTTCTCGGTGATGTCCGAGCACATCGGGTTCTCGGTGTGGAGCATGTTCTCCGTCCTCGCCCTGTTCATGGGGCCCGAGTACGGCGTCGACCCGGCCGGGAAGTTCTTCCTGGTGGCGGTCGCGAGCCTGGTCGGCGCCACGCTGCGGGTGCCCTACGGCTTCGCGGTCGCCCGGTTCGGCGGCCGCAACTGGACGATCTTCAGCGCGGCGATGCTGCTCGTGCCCACCATCGCGCTGCTGATCGTCATGGAGCCCGGCACCTCGTACTCGACCTTCATGCTGGTCGCGGTGCTCACCGGGGTCGGCGGCGCCAACTTCGCCTCCTCGATGACCAACATCAACAGCTTCTACCCGCTGCGCCTCAAGGGCTGGGCGCTGGGGATGAACGCGGGCGGCGGCAACATCGGCGTCGCCGTGGTCCAGCTCCTGGGCCTGCTGATCATCGCGATCGCCGGCGCGGCCAACCCGCGCGTCCTGCTCGGCGTCTACATTCCGCTGATCATCGCGGCCACCGTGTGCAGCGCGCTCTACATGAACAACCTCGGCCCGGTGAAGAACGACGGCGGAGCGGCCAGGGAAGCTGTCAAGGACCGTCACACCTGGATCATGTCCTTCCTTTACATCGGCACCTTCGGCTCCTTCATCGGCTACAGCTTCGCCTTCGGGCTCGTGCTCACCGCCCAGTTCGGCCGCACGCCCCTGCAGGCCGCCTCGCTGACCTTCATCGGCCCTCTGCTCGGCTCGCTGATCCGCCCGGTCGGCGGGAAGCTGGCGGACCGGCTCGGCGGCGCCCGGGTCACCCTGGTGAACTTCGCGCTGATGACGGCGGCGGTCGGCGTGGTCGTCACCGCCTCGTTCCAGGCGTCGCTGCCCCTGTTCATCGGCGGATTCATCGTCCTGTTCGTCCTCACCGGCATCGGCAACGGCTCCACCTACAAGATGATCCCGGGCATCTACCGGGCCAAGGCCACGGCCAAGGGCCTCACCGGCGAGGCGGCGGACGTCTACGCCCGGCGGCTGTCCGGTGCCTCCATGTCGCTGATCGGCGCCATCGGCGCGTTCGGCGGCCTCGGCATCAACCTCGCCCTGCGCCAGTCCTTCCTCACCTCGCAGTCCGGCACCACGGCCTTCGTCTTCTTCCTCGGCTACTACGTGGTGTGTTCCGCCGTGACCTGGGCCGTATACCTCCGCAGGCCGGCGGCCGCCGCGGAGCCGGCCGGCCACGCGGAGCGGCCGCAGCGGCAGCCCGTCTACGCCGAGGTGTGA